A region from the Rosa rugosa chromosome 6, drRosRugo1.1, whole genome shotgun sequence genome encodes:
- the LOC133715274 gene encoding peroxidase 5-like has translation MSSQNLSSVFIVLFAVLLCQTGVDSQLQVGFYISSCNVAEFIVKEEVRKGVIGNRGVAAGLVRLHFHDCFVRGCDASVLIDSTSSNTAEKDAPANNPSLRGFEVIDNAKARLESICKGVVSCADIVAFAARDSVELTGGLGYDVPAGRRDGRVSVASDTFTNLPPPTANVNQLTQLFSNKGFTQDEMVTLSGAHTIGRSHCSSFSNRLYNFNATTKQDPSLDPRYAAQLKQQCPQGNTNPNLVVAMNPFSPFTTDVSYYADILANRGLFTSDQTLITNSATANQVNQNARNPFLWNNKFAAAMVKMGRLGVLTGNAGEIRAKCRVFN, from the exons ATGAGTTCACAGAATCTAAGTAGTGTGTTTATAGTTTTATTTGCTGTTCTGTTATGTCAAACAGGTGTTGATTCACAGCTCCAAGTTGGCTTTTATATAAGTTCATGTAACGTAGCGGAGTTCATTGTGAAGGAGGAAGTTCGAAAAGGGGTGATTGGAAATCGAGGAGTGGCAGCTGGTCTTGTGAGACTGCACTTTCATGACTGCTTTGTTAGG GGTTGTGATGCATCAGTGCTGATTGATTCAACTTCCTCAAACACAGCAGAAAAAGATGCACCAGCAAACAACCCGAGTCTACGAGGGTTTGAAGTCATCGACAATGCCAAGGCCAGACTTGAATCTATATGCAAAGGTGTCGTATCATGTGCTGATATAGTTGCTTTTGCAGCAAGGGATAGCGTTGAACTT ACTGGAGGGCTTGGCTATGACGTTCCTGCTGGAAGAAGAGATGGCAGAGTTTCAGTAGCTTCAGACACATTCACAAACTTGCCTCCTCCAACTGCCAATGTCAACCAACTCACACAACTTTTTTCAAACAAGGGTTTCACGCAAGATGAAATGGTCACTCTCTCTG GAGCACACACAATTGGGCGCTCTCACTGCAGTTCTTTCAGTAATAGATTGTACAACTTCAATGCAACAACAAAGCAGGACCCTAGTTTAGATCCCCGGTACGCTGCGCAGTTGAAGCAGCAATGTCCACAAGGCAACACAAATCCAAACTTAGTGGTTGCCATGAACCCTTTCAGCCCTTTCACAACCGATGTATCCTACTACGCTGACATTTTGGCAAACCGAGGCTTGTTCACATCAGACCAAACTCTCATCACAAACTCTGCAACCGCAAACCAAGTTAATCAAAATGCCAGGAATCCCTTCCTGTGGAATAACAAATTTGCTGCTGCAATGGTGAAGATGGGACGACTCGGTGTCCTGACTGGCAATGCTGGTGAGATTCGGGCAAAGTGCAGGGTCTTTAACTAG
- the LOC133715273 gene encoding uncharacterized protein LOC133715273 isoform X2 produces the protein MMGFGTYGYGGPYLSSSSSSSLSALAPPFTVERPVPKPISSPLVETFTPLVEVTEPPPYAAPMNSSLHNWLPPHSPSSGSNFFANPTPSFDSVPSSNAYRYAGLPAVDSFSTNLPPMNTVTTPSSNAFTYDQGLDVAATSFVEAKLYYPSYLSPTIHGDSPMVAPDQSSYDWLSTSQFAPLDGSSHKEYTQRPSSSKYTAQWGGSWNGPAEWEQGKQGQFDGSFGPKETDVSSFPYKNYLNQEPHSSNSLKSYGVNEVASCNIPDWDGSVNAEHLGDKSFVGRKSKFSPIDFTKPTIGSLSGVPETPSKAPSSPFVAKSTFGVSCEKRQHDASWNDITPISKSSPAFIIRPPAIGTKSSEPEIGLFKRLNSGRDAANADHGGYIPSLESHLPRRFEDKVPFDSSQLAIHLGRNDPFSVEYSSTKDKELSNNGSINNDALDHLFKVKPGLPNSHVNPDGFDAALNINDSINSFLNSSENVDPNNPAVDSPCWKGVPGSRFSPFKASEEGGREQIKKLEGCNGLNLKMPMIFSLNTDENISTQKPVEYHEFGWLGNDLLGNGLPLHLKKSSVANSAFGEHKLDDTMKTTCYPESSHDRGLQGYINTPNSGSGDKSSSLFEHSHTVQQGHGEDGLTTEAKNTKWSVGADVELNVNDTLECGSSHTSPAVENIFRSPSVEDAATKLTKSNGEESNMNMDVQMLVNTMNSLSELLLVNCSNSSRQLKKKDLDSLKAVINNLNSCISKHDENLLSTQESTSFQQITLKYIEEQESPPLQQSTLTYIEDLCKPNKVLSPDRPQLTKIFAPSFQDPLHLEGVQKVKKYDSFVKNDNEVIGSVSAKSDIDLLKQDEMTQAVKKILSENFHTEDTHPQTLLYKNLWLEAEAVICSTNYKARFNRLKNEMEKCKADQSKDVFEHTADMMTQSRSEVYPNSSPVEKLTPEVQGCPKFKLQESPTLNREDEDVMARFHILRNRIEDSHSTNATNGDESSSSLSPVPDKVDEVAPDADARLSPRISIQDSPTSSIIGRTNDYEASVMARFHILRDRVENSKFISDANVEDTVSSKVSHEHKAEEVAPVTSDDGSIQEFSIQDYLVSSTTGRANQYDDGSIQELNIQDYLDSTTTGHAFQYEDSVLARFNILKSRVDNSSDMPTVEQPLENVDLGYAESHS, from the exons ATGATGGGATTTGGGACTTATGGATATGGAGGACCCTAtttgtcatcatcatcatcttcgaGTTTATCAGCTCTGGCGCCACCTTTTACGGTTGAGCGGCCTGTTCCTAAGCCCATTTCGAGCCCACTGGTGGAGACCTTCACACCACTTGTGGAGGTGACTGAGCCGCCACCTTATGCTGCCCCTATGAATTCTTCTTTGCACAACTGGCTCCCCCCTCACTCTCCCAGTTCAGGGTCCAATTTCTTCGCCAACCCCACCCCATCATTTGATTCAGTGCCTTCATCCAATGCCTATAGATATGCAGGCTTGCCGGCTGTTGACTCATTCAGTACAAATCTGCCTCCGATGAACACTGTTACCACACCTTCGTCCAATGCATTTACTTATGATCAAGGCTTGGATGTGGCGGCAACTAGCTTTGTGGAAGCGAAACTGTATTATCCCTCTTATTTATCGCCCACAATTCATGGTGATAGTCCTATGGTGGCTCCTGATCAATCTAGTTATGATTGGCTATCTACTTCTCAATTTGCTCCCTTGGATGGGTCGTCTCACAAAGAGTACACTCAACGGCCCTCTTCTTCAAAGTATACAGCTCAGTGGGGTGGCTCATGGAATGGACCAGCAGAGTGGGAGCAGGGTAAACAGGGACAATTTGATGGAAGTTTCGGCCCAAAGGAGACTGATGTATCTAGTTTTCCATATAAGAATTACCTGAACCAAG AACCTCATTCCTCCAATAGCTTGAAATCATACGGTGTAAATGAAGTAGCATCCTGCAATATCCCAGATTGGGATGGATCTGTAAATGCAGAGCATTTAGGTGATAAATCCTTTGTGGGGAGAAAGTCCAAATTCAGCCCCATTGACTTTACAAAACCGACTATCGGATCCCTTTCAGGGGTTCCAGAAACCCCTTCTAAGGCACCATCTTCACCTTTTGTTGCGAAGTCCACATTTGGTGTCTCATGTGAGAAAAGACAGCATGATGCTAGTTGGAATGATATCACACCTATTTCAAAGTCTTCCCCTGCCTTTATCATCAGACCACCGGCTATAGGCACTAAATCTTCAGAACCAGAGATAGGTCTATTCAAAAGATTGAATTCCGGAAGAGATGCAGCCAATGCAGATCATGGTGGTTATATTCCCTCACTGGAGTCTCATCTCCCACGAAGATTTGAAGACAAAGTTCCTTTTGATTCAAGCCAACTCGCCATTCACCTAGGAAGGAATGATCCCTTCTCTGTGGAATATTCATCAACAAAAGACAAAGAGCTGTCAAATAATGGAAGTATCAACAATGATGCCTTGGACCATTTGTTTAAAGTAAAACCTGGACTTCCAAATTCTCATGTTAATCCTGATGGTTTTGATGCGGCACTTAATATCAATGATTCCATCAATTCTTTTCTGAATTCATCTGAGAATGTGGATCCCAACAATCCAGCTGTGGACTCACCTTGTTGGAAGGGAGTTCCTGGTAGCCGTTTTTCTCCATTTAAAGCATCTGAAGAGGGAGGTCGAGAACAGATAAAGAAACTAGAGGGCTGCAATGGTTTGAATCTTAAGATGCCAATGATCTTCTCACTAAACACAGATGAAAATATCTCCACCCAAAAGCCGGTTGAGTACCATGAATTTGGATGGCTGGGGAATGATTTGCTTGGAAATGGCTTGCCACTTCATTTGAAGAAATCTTCGGTGGCAAATTCTGCTTTTGGAGAACATAAATTAGATGATACCATGAAGACTACCTGTTACCCTGAATCAAGCCATGATAGAGGGCTTCAAGGTTACATTAATACCCCTAATTCAGGGAGTGGAGACAAGTCCTCAAGTCTCTTTGAGCATTCTCACACTGTGCAACAAGGTCACGGAGAAGATGGATTAACAACTGAAGCAAAGAACACAAAATGGAGTGTCGGTGCAGATGTTGAATTGAATGTCAATGACACCTTGGAATGTGGTTCATCTCATACCTCTCCTGCTGTCGAAAATATATTTCGTTCTCCTTCTGTAGAGGATGCTGCTACAAAGCTCACCAAATCAAATGGGGAAGAATCAAATATGAATATGGATGTCCAGATGCTGGTTAATACAATGAATAGCTTGTCAGAATTGCTGCTTGTTAATTGTTCAAACAGTTCACGTCAGTTGAAGAAAAAAGATCTTGACTCCCTAAAAGCTGTAATCAATAACTTGAATAGCTGCATATCGAAGCATGATGAAAACTTGTTGTCAACGCAAGAATCGACCTCTTTCCAGCAAATTACTCTCAAGTATATTGAAGAGCAAGAATCACCCCCTCTCCAGCAAAGTACTCTAACGTATATTGAAGACTTATGCAAGCCAAATAAG GTTTTGAGTCCAGACAGGCCGCAGTTGACCAAAATATTTGCTCCTAGCTTTCAGGATCCACTTCATCTTGAGGGTGTTCAGAAAGTAAAGAAGTATGATAGTTTTGTTAAGAATGATAATGAAGTTATAGGTTCTGTTTCTGCAAAAAGTGACATCGACTTGCTGAAACAAGATGAGATGACTCAG GCTGTAAAGAAGATTCTCAGTGAGAATTTCCATACTGAGGATACACACCCTCAGACACTCTTGTACAAGAATCTATGGCTTGAAGCTGAAGCTGTAATATGTTCCACCAATTACAAGGCTCGTTTTAATCGTCTGAAAAATGAAATGGAGAAGTGCAAGGCTGACCAATCCAAAG ATGTGTTTGAACACACTGCTGATATGATGACGCAATCAAGGTCTGAGGTTTACCCTAATTCAAGCCCAGTTGAGAAGTTGACACCTGAAGTTCAGGGTTGTCCAAAGTTTAAACTCCAGGAGTCTCCTACTCTAAACcgagaagatgaagatgttaTGGCAAGATTTCATATCTTAAGGAACCGCATTGAGGACTCACATTCCACGAATGCTACCAATGGGGATGAATccagctcaagtctttctcctGTTCCTGACAAGGTCGACGAGGTTGCACCTGATGCAGATGCTAGGCTCTCACCTAGGATCTCCATCCAGGACTCTCCCACATCAAGCATAATTGGCCGGACAAATGATTATGAGGCTTCTGTTATGGCCAGATTTCATATTTTAAGAGACCGGGTCGAGAACTCGAAATTCATTAGTGATGCCAATGTGGAGGATACAGTGAGCTCCAAGGTCTCTCATGAACACAAGGCTGAGGAAGTTGCACCTGTAACAAGTGATGATGGCTCAATTCAGGAGTTTAGCATTCAGGATTACCTTGTTTCGAGCACAACCGGCCGTGCAAATCAGTATGATGATGGCTCAATTCAGGAGTTAAATATTCAGGATTACCTTGATTCGACCACAACAGGCCATGCATTTCAGTATGAGGATTCCGTTTTGGCCAGATTTAATATCCTTAAATCTCGGGTTGACAACAGTAGTGACATGCCTACAGTAGAGCAACCTCTGGAAAATGTCGATCTTGGATATGCTG AGTCACATAGCTGA
- the LOC133715273 gene encoding uncharacterized protein LOC133715273 isoform X1: protein MMGFGTYGYGGPYLSSSSSSSLSALAPPFTVERPVPKPISSPLVETFTPLVEVTEPPPYAAPMNSSLHNWLPPHSPSSGSNFFANPTPSFDSVPSSNAYRYAGLPAVDSFSTNLPPMNTVTTPSSNAFTYDQGLDVAATSFVEAKLYYPSYLSPTIHGDSPMVAPDQSSYDWLSTSQFAPLDGSSHKEYTQRPSSSKYTAQWGGSWNGPAEWEQGKQGQFDGSFGPKETDVSSFPYKNYLNQEPHSSNSLKSYGVNEVASCNIPDWDGSVNAEHLGDKSFVGRKSKFSPIDFTKPTIGSLSGVPETPSKAPSSPFVAKSTFGVSCEKRQHDASWNDITPISKSSPAFIIRPPAIGTKSSEPEIGLFKRLNSGRDAANADHGGYIPSLESHLPRRFEDKVPFDSSQLAIHLGRNDPFSVEYSSTKDKELSNNGSINNDALDHLFKVKPGLPNSHVNPDGFDAALNINDSINSFLNSSENVDPNNPAVDSPCWKGVPGSRFSPFKASEEGGREQIKKLEGCNGLNLKMPMIFSLNTDENISTQKPVEYHEFGWLGNDLLGNGLPLHLKKSSVANSAFGEHKLDDTMKTTCYPESSHDRGLQGYINTPNSGSGDKSSSLFEHSHTVQQGHGEDGLTTEAKNTKWSVGADVELNVNDTLECGSSHTSPAVENIFRSPSVEDAATKLTKSNGEESNMNMDVQMLVNTMNSLSELLLVNCSNSSRQLKKKDLDSLKAVINNLNSCISKHDENLLSTQESTSFQQITLKYIEEQESPPLQQSTLTYIEDLCKPNKVLSPDRPQLTKIFAPSFQDPLHLEGVQKVKKYDSFVKNDNEVIGSVSAKSDIDLLKQDEMTQAVKKILSENFHTEDTHPQTLLYKNLWLEAEAVICSTNYKARFNRLKNEMEKCKADQSKDVFEHTADMMTQSRSEVYPNSSPVEKLTPEVQGCPKFKLQESPTLNREDEDVMARFHILRNRIEDSHSTNATNGDESSSSLSPVPDKVDEVAPDADARLSPRISIQDSPTSSIIGRTNDYEASVMARFHILRDRVENSKFISDANVEDTVSSKVSHEHKAEEVAPVTSDDGSIQEFSIQDYLVSSTTGRANQYDDGSIQELNIQDYLDSTTTGHAFQYEDSVLARFNILKSRVDNSSDMPTVEQPLENVDLGYAGKRNLRPIICNRSEDGSSDVKEQPVLQSHIADNNEGKFVTAKEFRLFVEDDPSHSINRPANQLSAGCPDRNSSSDWEHVMKEEVWGHNC, encoded by the exons ATGATGGGATTTGGGACTTATGGATATGGAGGACCCTAtttgtcatcatcatcatcttcgaGTTTATCAGCTCTGGCGCCACCTTTTACGGTTGAGCGGCCTGTTCCTAAGCCCATTTCGAGCCCACTGGTGGAGACCTTCACACCACTTGTGGAGGTGACTGAGCCGCCACCTTATGCTGCCCCTATGAATTCTTCTTTGCACAACTGGCTCCCCCCTCACTCTCCCAGTTCAGGGTCCAATTTCTTCGCCAACCCCACCCCATCATTTGATTCAGTGCCTTCATCCAATGCCTATAGATATGCAGGCTTGCCGGCTGTTGACTCATTCAGTACAAATCTGCCTCCGATGAACACTGTTACCACACCTTCGTCCAATGCATTTACTTATGATCAAGGCTTGGATGTGGCGGCAACTAGCTTTGTGGAAGCGAAACTGTATTATCCCTCTTATTTATCGCCCACAATTCATGGTGATAGTCCTATGGTGGCTCCTGATCAATCTAGTTATGATTGGCTATCTACTTCTCAATTTGCTCCCTTGGATGGGTCGTCTCACAAAGAGTACACTCAACGGCCCTCTTCTTCAAAGTATACAGCTCAGTGGGGTGGCTCATGGAATGGACCAGCAGAGTGGGAGCAGGGTAAACAGGGACAATTTGATGGAAGTTTCGGCCCAAAGGAGACTGATGTATCTAGTTTTCCATATAAGAATTACCTGAACCAAG AACCTCATTCCTCCAATAGCTTGAAATCATACGGTGTAAATGAAGTAGCATCCTGCAATATCCCAGATTGGGATGGATCTGTAAATGCAGAGCATTTAGGTGATAAATCCTTTGTGGGGAGAAAGTCCAAATTCAGCCCCATTGACTTTACAAAACCGACTATCGGATCCCTTTCAGGGGTTCCAGAAACCCCTTCTAAGGCACCATCTTCACCTTTTGTTGCGAAGTCCACATTTGGTGTCTCATGTGAGAAAAGACAGCATGATGCTAGTTGGAATGATATCACACCTATTTCAAAGTCTTCCCCTGCCTTTATCATCAGACCACCGGCTATAGGCACTAAATCTTCAGAACCAGAGATAGGTCTATTCAAAAGATTGAATTCCGGAAGAGATGCAGCCAATGCAGATCATGGTGGTTATATTCCCTCACTGGAGTCTCATCTCCCACGAAGATTTGAAGACAAAGTTCCTTTTGATTCAAGCCAACTCGCCATTCACCTAGGAAGGAATGATCCCTTCTCTGTGGAATATTCATCAACAAAAGACAAAGAGCTGTCAAATAATGGAAGTATCAACAATGATGCCTTGGACCATTTGTTTAAAGTAAAACCTGGACTTCCAAATTCTCATGTTAATCCTGATGGTTTTGATGCGGCACTTAATATCAATGATTCCATCAATTCTTTTCTGAATTCATCTGAGAATGTGGATCCCAACAATCCAGCTGTGGACTCACCTTGTTGGAAGGGAGTTCCTGGTAGCCGTTTTTCTCCATTTAAAGCATCTGAAGAGGGAGGTCGAGAACAGATAAAGAAACTAGAGGGCTGCAATGGTTTGAATCTTAAGATGCCAATGATCTTCTCACTAAACACAGATGAAAATATCTCCACCCAAAAGCCGGTTGAGTACCATGAATTTGGATGGCTGGGGAATGATTTGCTTGGAAATGGCTTGCCACTTCATTTGAAGAAATCTTCGGTGGCAAATTCTGCTTTTGGAGAACATAAATTAGATGATACCATGAAGACTACCTGTTACCCTGAATCAAGCCATGATAGAGGGCTTCAAGGTTACATTAATACCCCTAATTCAGGGAGTGGAGACAAGTCCTCAAGTCTCTTTGAGCATTCTCACACTGTGCAACAAGGTCACGGAGAAGATGGATTAACAACTGAAGCAAAGAACACAAAATGGAGTGTCGGTGCAGATGTTGAATTGAATGTCAATGACACCTTGGAATGTGGTTCATCTCATACCTCTCCTGCTGTCGAAAATATATTTCGTTCTCCTTCTGTAGAGGATGCTGCTACAAAGCTCACCAAATCAAATGGGGAAGAATCAAATATGAATATGGATGTCCAGATGCTGGTTAATACAATGAATAGCTTGTCAGAATTGCTGCTTGTTAATTGTTCAAACAGTTCACGTCAGTTGAAGAAAAAAGATCTTGACTCCCTAAAAGCTGTAATCAATAACTTGAATAGCTGCATATCGAAGCATGATGAAAACTTGTTGTCAACGCAAGAATCGACCTCTTTCCAGCAAATTACTCTCAAGTATATTGAAGAGCAAGAATCACCCCCTCTCCAGCAAAGTACTCTAACGTATATTGAAGACTTATGCAAGCCAAATAAG GTTTTGAGTCCAGACAGGCCGCAGTTGACCAAAATATTTGCTCCTAGCTTTCAGGATCCACTTCATCTTGAGGGTGTTCAGAAAGTAAAGAAGTATGATAGTTTTGTTAAGAATGATAATGAAGTTATAGGTTCTGTTTCTGCAAAAAGTGACATCGACTTGCTGAAACAAGATGAGATGACTCAG GCTGTAAAGAAGATTCTCAGTGAGAATTTCCATACTGAGGATACACACCCTCAGACACTCTTGTACAAGAATCTATGGCTTGAAGCTGAAGCTGTAATATGTTCCACCAATTACAAGGCTCGTTTTAATCGTCTGAAAAATGAAATGGAGAAGTGCAAGGCTGACCAATCCAAAG ATGTGTTTGAACACACTGCTGATATGATGACGCAATCAAGGTCTGAGGTTTACCCTAATTCAAGCCCAGTTGAGAAGTTGACACCTGAAGTTCAGGGTTGTCCAAAGTTTAAACTCCAGGAGTCTCCTACTCTAAACcgagaagatgaagatgttaTGGCAAGATTTCATATCTTAAGGAACCGCATTGAGGACTCACATTCCACGAATGCTACCAATGGGGATGAATccagctcaagtctttctcctGTTCCTGACAAGGTCGACGAGGTTGCACCTGATGCAGATGCTAGGCTCTCACCTAGGATCTCCATCCAGGACTCTCCCACATCAAGCATAATTGGCCGGACAAATGATTATGAGGCTTCTGTTATGGCCAGATTTCATATTTTAAGAGACCGGGTCGAGAACTCGAAATTCATTAGTGATGCCAATGTGGAGGATACAGTGAGCTCCAAGGTCTCTCATGAACACAAGGCTGAGGAAGTTGCACCTGTAACAAGTGATGATGGCTCAATTCAGGAGTTTAGCATTCAGGATTACCTTGTTTCGAGCACAACCGGCCGTGCAAATCAGTATGATGATGGCTCAATTCAGGAGTTAAATATTCAGGATTACCTTGATTCGACCACAACAGGCCATGCATTTCAGTATGAGGATTCCGTTTTGGCCAGATTTAATATCCTTAAATCTCGGGTTGACAACAGTAGTGACATGCCTACAGTAGAGCAACCTCTGGAAAATGTCGATCTTGGATATGCTGGTAAGAGAAACCTTAGGCCTATTATTTGCAACAGATCAGAGGATGGAAGTTCAGATGTAAAAGAGCAACCTGTTTTGCAGAGTCACATAGCTGACAATAACGAAGGCAAGTTTGTGACTGCAAAGGAGTTCCGTCTGTTCGTTGAGGATGATCCCAGCCACAGCATCAACAGGCCTGCGAATCAGCTCTCTGCCGGTTGCCCTGATCGGAACTCTTCATCAGATTGGGAACATGTCATGAAGGAGGAGGTTTGGGGACACAACTGTTGA
- the LOC133716046 gene encoding uncharacterized protein LOC133716046 yields MADMQIVLALKTSVEAQYVEMMVPLYSPGCEKKVKKALSHLKGIYSVNVDCSQQKVTVWGICNKYDVLATIRTKRKHACFWNPEDNDIEEDGEEEAEVPPTVTMSESDDSTPPIAKRKYLLRQPSLKALTRVRSLSLRAWMKVFTRSHSFS; encoded by the exons ATGGCTGATATGCAAATCGTTCTGGCTTTAAAAACTAGTGTGGAAGCGCAGTATGTGGAAATGATGGTTCCTCTTTATTCTCCTGGGTGCGAGAAGAAAGTCAAGAAGGCCCTATCCCACCTCAAAG GAATATACTCGGTGAACGTAGACTGCAGCCAACAAAAGGTGACGGTTTGGGGAATATGCAACAAATACGATGTACTAGCCACAATAAGGACCAAGAGAAAACACGCTTGCTTTTGGAATCCTGAAGACAACGATATTGAAGAGGACGGAGAGGAAGAAGCAGAGGTACCACCGACCGTGACGATGTCGGAGTCAGACGACTCAACACCACCGATTGCAAAAAGAAAGTACTTATTAAGACAGCCTTCTTTAAAGGCTCTCACCAGGGTTCGCTCTTTGAGCTTGAGAGCATGGATGAAGGTCTTCACCAGGTCCCATTCATTCTCATGA
- the LOC133715164 gene encoding heavy metal-associated isoprenylated plant protein 9: MGEETKPEEAKVEEVKPEENAEEKAEEKKEEKAEEEKKEEPKPPAPFVLFVDLHCVGCAKKIERSIMKITGVEGVVIDMAKNEVTIKGIVEPQAVCNKIMKRTKRKAQVLSPLPAAEGDPIPEVVASQVSGVTTVELQVNMHCEACAEQLKKKILKMRGVQNAVTDHTSGKVTVTGTMDGDKLVDYVYRRTRKQAKIVPQPEPEPEKKEEPAAEKPAEEAKPEENAEKKEEEKPAEEAKKEEGGGGESNKEGEEKKEEETKIEEHNDVVNGIPEEELKRMVQHYYQPLYVFERIPPPQLFSDENPNACCIS, encoded by the exons ATGGGTGAAGAAACTAAGCCG gaaGAAGCTAAGGTAGAGGAGGTTAAGCCAGAAGAGAATGCAGAGGAGAAAgcagaagagaagaaagaagagaaggcagaggaggagaagaaggaagagcCAAAACCACCAGCTCCTTTTGTCCTATTTGTGGACTTGCATTGTGTGGGGTGTGCAAAGAAAATTGAGAGGTCTATCATGAAAATTACAG GGGTGGAAGGGGTTGTGATAGACATGGCTAAGAATGAAGTGACCATAAAGGGAATAGTGGAGCCTCAAGCAGTGTGCAACAAAATCATGAAAAGAACCAAGAGAAAGGCTCAAGTCTTGTCCCCATTACCAGCTGCTGAGGGTGACCCTATTCCAGAAGTTGTTGCTTCTCAG GTCAGTGGAGTAACAACTGTGGAACTCCAAGTTAACATGCACTGTGAGGCCTGTGCAGAACAACTTAAGAAAAAGATACTCAAAATGAGAG GGGTTCAAAATGCTGTGACTGATCATACTAGCGGGAAGGTGACCGTGACGGGGACAATGGACGGCGACAAACTAGTAGACTACGTTTACAGACGAACCAGAAAACAAGCCAAAATCGTACCACAACCGGAGCCTGAACccgagaagaaagaagaacctGCGGCGGAGAAGCCAGCCGAAGAAGCAAAGCCGGAAGAGAATGCGGAGAAGAAAGAGGAGGAAAAGCCCGCAGAAGaggcaaagaaagaagaaggtgGCGGTGGAGAAAGTAATAAAGAGGGtgaggaaaagaaagaggagGAGACCAAGATTGAAGAGCACAACGACGTCGTTAATGGTATACCGGAGGAGGAATTGAAGAGGATGGTGCAGCACTATTATCAGCCGCTTTACGTGTTTGAGAGAATCCCGCCGCCGCAGCTCTTCAGCGATGAGAATCCAAATGCATGTTGCATTTCATAA
- the LOC133715275 gene encoding nascent polypeptide-associated complex subunit alpha-like protein 2, with amino-acid sequence MSPALVEEELVGEVPSTEQSLKNGLQNKEEDEVVVEDVKDDKDDDDEDDDDEDEDEEDGAQGGNESSKQSRSEKKSRKAMLKLGMKQVTGVSRVTIKRTKNILFFISKPDVFKSPNSETYVIFGEAKIEDLSSQLQTQAAQQFRMPDMSSVMAKPEISGAGAGAQADEEEEEIDETGVEPRDIDLVMTQAGVSRSKAVKALKTHSGDIVSAIMELTT; translated from the exons ATGTCGCCAGCGCTCGTCGAGGAGGAGCTCGTCGGAGAGGTCCCGTCCACCGAGCAATCCCTCAAGAACGGCCTTCAG AacaaggaagaagatgaggtcGTGGTGGAGGATGTGAAGGACGACAAGGATGACGACGATGAGGACGATGATGACGAGGACGAGGACGAGGAAGATGGCGCTCAgg GTGGAAATGAGTCTTCGAAGCAAAGCAGGAGTGAGAAGAAGAGTCGTAAGGCAATGCTGAAGCTGGGAATGAAGCAAGTCACTGGTGTTAGCAGGGTCACCATCAAGAGAACCAAAAAC ATTCTGTTTTTCATCTCGAAACCTGATGTCTTCAAGAGTCCAAACTCTGAGACCTATGTCATATTTGGTGAGGCCAAGATTGAGGATTTGAGCTCTCAGCTGCAGACACAGGCTGCCCAGCAGTTCAGGATGCCAGACATGAGTTCTGTGATGGCGAAACCAGAGATTTCTGGAGCTGGTGCTGGAGCCCaagcagatgaagaggaagaagagattgatgaaACCGGTGTTGAACCTCGGGACATTGATTTGGTCATGACACAGGCTGGGGTATCAAGGAGCAAGGCAGTCAAGGCTCTCAAGACGCACAGTGGGGACATTGTCAGTGCCATCATGGAGCTCACCACTTAA